A single window of Rhizobium sp. CCGE531 DNA harbors:
- a CDS encoding IS66 family transposase: MLDAVNLPDDIAELKAMLIAAQAREVRKDHRIERLEKLVAAFKQAAFGRKSEKADPEQFDLALEDLETAIAAIHAQDEADSPSGKPQPKPRVANRGSLPAHLPRVEEIIKPESLICGCGRSMHCIGEDASERLDVIPAQFRVIVTRRPKYACRACTDGVAQVPAPARLIQAGLPTEATVAHVLVSKYADHLPLYRQAQIMSRQGVDLDRSTLADWVGRAAFELRPVFDALITDLKRSTKLFMDETRAPVLDPGSRKTKTGYFWALARDDRPWRGGAPPGVAFTYAPGRGGLHAERILQGFTGTLQVDGYAGYNRLIAPDRVGPNIQLAYCWAHARRKLVEITRTGSTPIAEDGVKRIGELYRIEAELRGLDADARLAGRQARSAPLAADMRTWLTHHRARVAGKSPLGEALAYIAKYWDGLCLFLADGRIEIDNNSVERTIRPIALSRKNALFAGHDVGATYCSSDDVLKIKGDFEPDPEISDVLIAWHLLRGEQCRLEGRKVE; the protein is encoded by the coding sequence ATGTTGGACGCCGTCAATCTTCCGGACGACATTGCTGAGCTGAAGGCGATGCTGATCGCGGCGCAAGCGCGTGAGGTCCGCAAGGATCATCGGATCGAACGGCTTGAGAAGCTGGTCGCCGCTTTCAAGCAGGCCGCCTTCGGTCGTAAGTCCGAGAAGGCCGATCCCGAGCAATTCGATCTCGCATTGGAGGACCTGGAAACGGCCATAGCGGCTATCCATGCCCAAGACGAAGCCGATAGCCCCTCTGGGAAGCCACAGCCTAAACCCCGTGTCGCCAATCGCGGCTCTCTGCCCGCTCATCTTCCTCGTGTTGAGGAGATCATCAAGCCGGAAAGCCTGATCTGCGGTTGCGGCAGAAGCATGCATTGCATTGGTGAAGACGCCTCCGAGCGACTGGATGTTATCCCAGCGCAATTCCGCGTCATCGTCACGCGTCGTCCCAAATATGCTTGCCGTGCTTGCACCGACGGCGTTGCCCAGGTTCCAGCTCCCGCGCGATTGATCCAGGCTGGATTACCGACAGAAGCGACCGTCGCCCATGTGCTGGTCTCAAAATATGCCGATCACCTGCCGCTTTACCGACAGGCTCAGATCATGAGCCGCCAGGGCGTTGATCTCGACCGCTCCACGCTCGCCGACTGGGTCGGCAGGGCTGCATTCGAACTTCGCCCGGTCTTCGACGCTCTGATCACCGACTTGAAGCGATCCACCAAGCTGTTCATGGACGAGACCCGTGCGCCAGTCCTCGATCCTGGTTCCCGCAAAACCAAAACTGGCTACTTCTGGGCGCTGGCCCGTGATGACCGACCATGGCGCGGCGGTGCGCCGCCCGGTGTGGCCTTCACCTACGCACCCGGTCGCGGCGGACTACATGCAGAGCGGATATTGCAAGGATTCACGGGCACCCTTCAGGTCGATGGATACGCCGGATATAATCGGCTGATCGCACCGGATCGAGTTGGCCCGAACATCCAACTTGCCTATTGTTGGGCGCATGCGAGGCGCAAGCTGGTCGAGATCACTCGCACGGGATCGACACCGATTGCAGAGGATGGCGTAAAGCGGATCGGCGAACTCTATCGCATCGAGGCAGAGCTGCGCGGTCTCGACGCCGACGCCCGCTTGGCCGGAAGGCAGGCGCGGTCAGCGCCATTGGCCGCCGACATGCGGACCTGGCTCACGCATCATCGTGCCCGTGTTGCTGGCAAGTCGCCGCTCGGCGAAGCTCTGGCCTATATCGCCAAATACTGGGACGGCCTCTGTCTCTTCCTCGCCGACGGTCGTATCGAGATTGATAACAACTCCGTCGAGCGGACCATCCGGCCTATAGCTCTCAGCCGCAAGAACGCACTCTTCGCCGGGCACGACGTTGGCGCGACATACTGCTCATCTGACGATGTCCTTAAAATAAAAGGGGATTTTGAACCGGATCCTGAGATATCGGACGTCTTGATCGCCTGGCATCTGCTTCGCGGCGAACAGTGTCGTCTTGAAGGTCGGAAAGTTGAATGA
- the tnpB gene encoding IS66 family insertion sequence element accessory protein TnpB (TnpB, as the term is used for proteins encoded by IS66 family insertion elements, is considered an accessory protein, since TnpC, encoded by a neighboring gene, is a DDE family transposase.) produces MIFPSNRVRIMVATKPVDFRKGHDGLAALVKNELHKDPFTGTVFVFRSRKADRLKLIYWDGSGLVMAYKRLEEHTFTWPGVRDGLMTLGHAQFEALFAGLDWRRVRSVEARPPDAIE; encoded by the coding sequence ATGATCTTTCCATCGAACCGGGTTCGGATCATGGTGGCCACCAAGCCCGTCGACTTCCGCAAGGGCCACGATGGACTGGCGGCCCTGGTCAAGAACGAGCTGCACAAGGACCCGTTCACAGGGACGGTTTTCGTATTCCGGTCACGGAAAGCAGACCGGCTGAAGCTGATCTACTGGGATGGTAGCGGACTGGTGATGGCCTACAAGCGGTTGGAGGAGCACACCTTCACCTGGCCGGGCGTCAGGGACGGCCTGATGACATTGGGCCACGCACAGTTCGAGGCGTTGTTTGCAGGCCTCGACTGGCGTCGTGTCCGTTCCGTGGAGGCGAGACCGCCAGACGCCATCGAATAG
- a CDS encoding transposase codes for METTVEFLTTRDPVREVHRHWPDEVKAKIVSESLRPGTKVIEVAQRYGLRANSLSTWRTMARQGKLILPAPEDAIEFAAVIVDPPVSELPPTLVGRPEIVLGPVTVRLEEGASAARIAAVARACAAPA; via the coding sequence ATGGAGACTACAGTGGAGTTTCTCACAACCAGGGACCCTGTACGTGAGGTTCACCGACATTGGCCTGATGAGGTCAAGGCGAAGATCGTTTCGGAGAGTCTGAGGCCTGGCACAAAAGTTATTGAAGTTGCACAGCGCTACGGATTGCGAGCAAACAGCCTCTCCACCTGGCGGACGATGGCACGGCAGGGCAAGCTGATCCTTCCAGCACCGGAGGATGCGATAGAGTTCGCGGCGGTTATCGTCGATCCGCCAGTTTCGGAATTGCCACCTACATTGGTTGGTCGCCCTGAGATCGTCTTGGGGCCCGTTACGGTCCGCCTTGAAGAAGGCGCATCTGCTGCCCGGATCGCCGCTGTCGCGCGTGCCTGCGCGGCTCCGGCATGA
- a CDS encoding FkbM family methyltransferase encodes MAYSEKLVFDIGMHIGKDTRNYLRQGYNVVALEASPIMVGLVETNFAAELETGQLVIENVGISDHVGQFTFYMNEYEPEWSSFHPSLGQRGSKVGGTFKEIPIECITLRELVDKHGIPYFLKIDIESFDVKVIRTLATLPDRPRYISSEECGLVSMVALYEAGVRKFKFSNQEALQSDINPLTGEPYGNACSGPFGEDLAGDWMDEYAAFNYYTGFIREGGKDPNHGWWDIHGKFD; translated from the coding sequence GTGGCATACAGCGAGAAACTCGTCTTCGACATAGGCATGCACATTGGCAAAGATACTCGAAACTATCTTCGGCAAGGTTACAACGTCGTTGCGCTTGAAGCCAGCCCTATAATGGTCGGCCTCGTGGAGACCAATTTTGCGGCGGAATTGGAAACTGGCCAACTGGTAATCGAAAACGTCGGTATTTCGGATCATGTTGGGCAGTTCACCTTCTACATGAACGAATACGAACCTGAGTGGAGTTCCTTCCACCCGAGTCTCGGGCAACGAGGAAGCAAAGTTGGAGGCACCTTTAAGGAGATTCCGATCGAATGCATCACGCTTCGTGAATTGGTCGACAAGCATGGTATCCCATATTTTCTGAAGATCGACATCGAAAGCTTCGATGTGAAGGTCATTAGAACCCTCGCCACACTTCCAGACCGGCCAAGATATATCTCCTCCGAAGAGTGTGGCCTCGTCAGCATGGTGGCACTCTACGAGGCTGGCGTTCGGAAGTTCAAATTCTCCAATCAGGAAGCTCTGCAATCCGACATAAACCCTCTGACCGGCGAGCCATACGGGAATGCCTGTTCAGGACCGTTTGGCGAGGATCTGGCGGGGGATTGGATGGATGAATACGCCGCCTTCAATTACTACACAGGTTTTATTCGTGAAGGCGGCAAAGATCCCAACCATGGTTGGTGGGACATCCACGGGAAATTTGATTGA
- a CDS encoding capsular biosynthesis protein → MPARPPTKRSPMRLAFQQKINVMNAVMLRDMRARFFNHGAGFLVQSLWPLVHMLVIMILNTIAGRSAPYGDNPMLFFATGVLPVLTFIYVSRFMSLSLLMNQPMLSFPVVKITDVLFARAILEVLAGCITLAMMAGIFIALRVAPYPIDPPQAVLAYLATILLAVGVGTLAGVITMFLPIFATAFALLGLVFYLSSGALFVTSAFPDPIAIPMSYNPLVQSVEWMRTAYFETYSDRLVDKEYLVGFGMISLLCGLLLERVARRRMLEV, encoded by the coding sequence ATGCCCGCCCGCCCCCCGACTAAGCGCAGCCCAATGCGTCTTGCGTTCCAACAAAAGATAAATGTTATGAATGCGGTAATGCTTCGAGATATGAGGGCGAGATTCTTCAATCACGGCGCCGGTTTCTTGGTGCAGTCGCTGTGGCCTCTTGTTCATATGCTGGTCATCATGATCTTGAACACGATCGCCGGCAGATCCGCACCCTATGGCGATAACCCAATGCTGTTCTTCGCAACCGGAGTGTTGCCGGTTTTGACGTTCATCTACGTCTCGCGGTTCATGTCATTGTCATTGCTCATGAACCAGCCGATGCTATCTTTTCCAGTGGTAAAGATCACAGATGTTTTGTTCGCAAGAGCAATTCTTGAGGTGCTGGCTGGGTGCATTACACTTGCAATGATGGCCGGAATCTTTATCGCTCTGCGCGTAGCCCCCTATCCAATCGATCCGCCGCAGGCGGTATTGGCCTATCTGGCGACAATCTTACTTGCGGTCGGCGTAGGCACTCTCGCTGGCGTTATTACTATGTTCCTTCCTATTTTTGCGACCGCTTTCGCCCTATTGGGCTTGGTCTTCTATCTTTCATCGGGCGCTCTCTTCGTCACGTCGGCATTTCCAGACCCTATAGCGATACCGATGTCGTACAATCCGTTGGTACAATCTGTCGAGTGGATGCGAACCGCCTATTTTGAAACCTACAGCGATAGGCTCGTAGATAAAGAATATCTGGTCGGTTTTGGAATGATTTCTCTTCTTTGCGGCCTACTCTTGGAAAGAGTGGCTAGGCGAAGAATGTTGGAGGTTTGA
- a CDS encoding glycosyltransferase, with product MSMTIFEDKNIRAIEQIVGGLIKSFSSERLVVFCDHINSSAFPNFSIPTTFAVEPDLGDEVELSRGDNGSTLVVQIAGNAPVGRKVTPKWMWDFYEGGATILRLGSAKENISNPFLRQEALAAFDRDVSLPPITSGLMVPPIYSVDGILAGLYNKRITDASKKSVNTKSGRRPIAILAVYNERDVIEEALRDLLDQECDVIVLDNWSSDGSYEIVEGLQAKFPHRLLKVQRFPAKPTSKTSLTDLIAAKEELAAGFQGRWIINADADEFRRSPFEGLNLAQALDCAERYGANRINFTVLNFRPVEDGTPPVGEYRTHFRYFELPDHPSYFVQGRAWLQPKKRISLAKSAGHIAEFEGAVDFPLNFWMKHIPIRSQIHAAKKISGERAKRWSDEELTKGWHTHYAEERNQSYIWRSETLHNFDSSTFKLDFGVTLSTALALYYSPIRNGYRSEMRRWMDYTEIESLSREVADLSHRQSILRDWIKSLDLGSEREVLDGYRSSSEDYSLKAQLNNVLREMIERLPDKKRWPWIGRKAYHTQLLSRTFFRNGWYVARYPDVAISGMSPAAHYLAYGAQEGRDPTCYFNTLKYLSDYPDVAASGMNPLLHFVLYGAREGRSGVHKLI from the coding sequence ATGTCTATGACGATATTTGAAGATAAGAATATCAGAGCTATAGAGCAAATTGTCGGCGGTCTGATAAAATCATTCTCATCAGAGAGACTAGTAGTATTTTGCGATCATATCAATAGTTCTGCTTTCCCCAATTTTTCTATTCCAACGACCTTTGCAGTTGAGCCGGATCTTGGTGATGAAGTTGAGCTTTCTAGAGGAGATAATGGCTCCACCCTGGTGGTTCAGATCGCTGGTAATGCACCTGTCGGCAGAAAAGTCACACCAAAATGGATGTGGGATTTTTATGAGGGCGGTGCGACGATCCTGAGGCTAGGATCGGCGAAGGAAAACATTTCCAACCCATTCTTGCGGCAAGAGGCGCTGGCTGCGTTCGATCGTGATGTGTCGCTTCCCCCAATTACGTCCGGGCTGATGGTCCCTCCTATCTATAGCGTCGATGGAATTCTGGCAGGACTGTACAATAAGCGGATAACAGACGCCTCGAAGAAGTCGGTGAACACTAAGAGCGGGCGGCGCCCAATCGCGATTTTAGCTGTTTACAACGAACGAGACGTTATTGAGGAAGCCCTTAGGGATCTGTTAGATCAAGAATGCGATGTCATTGTCCTCGACAACTGGTCGAGCGACGGATCTTACGAAATTGTTGAGGGACTCCAGGCTAAGTTTCCTCATCGGTTACTAAAGGTTCAACGCTTTCCAGCCAAACCGACGTCAAAGACGTCACTTACAGATTTGATCGCAGCAAAAGAAGAGCTCGCAGCGGGGTTCCAGGGCCGGTGGATAATCAACGCAGATGCGGACGAGTTTCGTCGCAGTCCATTTGAAGGACTGAATCTTGCACAGGCGTTAGACTGCGCCGAGCGCTACGGTGCGAATAGAATCAATTTTACTGTCCTCAATTTTCGTCCTGTCGAAGACGGTACGCCACCCGTTGGCGAATATAGGACCCATTTCCGTTATTTCGAGCTGCCAGATCATCCAAGTTACTTCGTACAAGGTAGAGCATGGCTGCAACCAAAGAAAAGGATAAGCCTTGCAAAGAGTGCTGGGCATATCGCCGAGTTTGAAGGCGCAGTAGACTTCCCGTTAAATTTTTGGATGAAGCACATACCGATCCGGTCACAGATTCACGCTGCAAAGAAGATTTCTGGCGAGCGAGCTAAGCGGTGGTCGGACGAAGAGCTTACGAAGGGTTGGCACACCCACTACGCGGAGGAGCGCAACCAAAGCTATATTTGGCGGTCAGAAACGCTTCACAATTTCGACTCGTCAACCTTCAAGCTCGATTTCGGCGTCACGCTGTCGACAGCGCTCGCGTTATATTATTCTCCAATTCGGAATGGTTATCGCAGTGAGATGCGGCGATGGATGGACTATACAGAAATCGAAAGTTTATCGAGGGAAGTTGCCGATCTTAGCCATAGACAATCGATTTTGCGTGATTGGATCAAATCATTGGATTTGGGCAGCGAGCGCGAAGTTCTTGATGGCTATCGATCATCCTCAGAAGACTATTCACTGAAAGCGCAACTGAATAATGTGCTTCGAGAGATGATCGAGCGGTTGCCGGACAAAAAGCGCTGGCCGTGGATTGGTCGTAAGGCCTATCATACGCAGTTGCTATCGCGGACGTTTTTCCGCAACGGATGGTATGTGGCGCGGTACCCTGATGTTGCGATATCCGGGATGAGCCCTGCCGCTCACTATCTTGCGTACGGAGCTCAGGAAGGTCGAGACCCAACATGCTATTTCAATACCTTAAAATATCTATCGGATTATCCGGACGTGGCCGCTTCAGGAATGAACCCGCTTTTGCATTTCGTGCTTTACGGGGCACGTGAAGGGCGGTCTGGAGTTCATAAACTAATATGA
- a CDS encoding glycosyltransferase family 2 protein, producing MTQHIVTSSIRASVAAVPKVSIVVPIFKTEKYLDRCLTSILHQSFSDFEVLCIDDKSPDESWKIVEDFARRDARVRLIRHEQNLGLGGARNTGIRAAKAPYVMGVDSDDYIHPKMVEDLYACAVKTGADVVECGYAEVDEQGAELSIYAPRRDPMEIRDTSNIFSITRFAFWNKLYRRGLFWDENVWFPNKLYYEDLATVPRILARSSLIAYVGDVRYHYVQRSGSITNLINEKSILDYIKILDILLQDLNETGKIELQRQHFRETIKINFDFIKRKIVQSDDLYKMNLLRYASFMEKAYLDFGESDNSILVGIEQRIAALPECDQAPGEAIARVQTSSPERHADIAIISMYGPEETITRLKIGAFKRHLAGRMSFAAFEGPDTKADCILLNHLDSLEGREGEVLAFKKKNLAVPIIALISDFYPRVPIQMRKFYKIVNVFVVPTVEMRDVMACFTQTDVVVMADPIDFCFDRSFVKKHVAKKPLDVMWFGFRESFEKSMREYSPLLEHYHSIRRIRYHIITNTADFSGPSDAILHEYRAESFSKMLPMFDVCVLSHTPNDFQISTYIKSENKAVLAINRGVPVVASKTPSYSRLLGSLNLSNYLYTTRDELEAALFELECPVRRNEYLSQSQKAVLQEFSPQSVAEEWSKLVARYRPPNR from the coding sequence ATGACACAACACATCGTGACTAGTTCAATTCGAGCGAGCGTTGCCGCAGTTCCCAAAGTCTCCATTGTTGTTCCGATATTCAAGACAGAAAAATATTTGGATAGATGTCTGACGTCGATCTTACATCAGTCGTTCTCCGACTTTGAAGTTCTCTGCATTGATGACAAAAGCCCGGATGAAAGCTGGAAAATCGTTGAGGATTTCGCGAGGCGCGACGCTCGTGTGAGGCTTATCCGGCACGAGCAAAATCTTGGTCTTGGAGGCGCACGAAACACTGGCATACGGGCGGCCAAAGCTCCATATGTTATGGGTGTAGATAGCGATGACTATATCCACCCGAAGATGGTCGAGGATCTATACGCGTGCGCGGTCAAAACCGGCGCCGACGTCGTAGAATGCGGATATGCTGAGGTCGATGAGCAGGGCGCTGAACTGAGCATTTATGCTCCTAGGCGAGATCCAATGGAGATCCGCGACACCAGCAATATTTTCTCCATCACGCGCTTCGCCTTTTGGAACAAACTATACCGTCGCGGGCTATTCTGGGATGAAAACGTCTGGTTTCCGAACAAGCTCTATTATGAGGACTTGGCGACCGTACCGAGAATATTAGCCAGGTCATCTTTGATCGCGTATGTTGGTGATGTTCGCTATCATTATGTCCAAAGGTCTGGATCGATCACCAATTTGATCAACGAGAAAAGCATCCTTGACTATATTAAGATCCTCGACATCCTCCTGCAGGATTTAAATGAAACCGGCAAGATTGAACTGCAGAGGCAACACTTCCGTGAAACAATCAAAATAAATTTCGATTTCATAAAGCGCAAGATCGTACAGTCCGATGACTTGTACAAAATGAATCTGTTGCGATATGCCAGCTTTATGGAGAAGGCATATCTGGATTTTGGCGAGTCCGATAATTCAATTCTGGTTGGCATTGAACAGCGTATTGCAGCATTACCGGAATGCGATCAAGCCCCAGGGGAAGCAATAGCAAGGGTACAGACATCGTCTCCTGAGCGTCATGCTGACATCGCAATCATTTCTATGTATGGGCCGGAAGAGACCATTACCAGGCTCAAGATTGGAGCCTTCAAGCGCCATCTTGCCGGTCGGATGAGCTTTGCAGCCTTTGAGGGACCGGACACCAAAGCGGACTGCATCCTCTTGAATCATCTGGACTCGCTTGAGGGTCGCGAAGGAGAAGTTCTCGCCTTCAAAAAGAAAAATCTAGCGGTTCCTATCATTGCCCTCATATCGGATTTTTATCCGCGCGTTCCTATCCAGATGCGGAAGTTTTATAAGATTGTTAATGTGTTCGTGGTTCCGACGGTCGAGATGCGCGACGTAATGGCGTGCTTCACTCAGACCGATGTCGTCGTCATGGCGGACCCAATCGATTTCTGCTTTGACCGCTCGTTCGTTAAGAAGCACGTAGCAAAGAAGCCGTTGGACGTGATGTGGTTCGGCTTCAGGGAATCTTTCGAAAAATCAATGCGTGAGTACTCACCATTGCTCGAACACTACCATTCTATCAGGCGTATCCGTTACCACATAATCACAAACACTGCCGATTTTTCAGGACCAAGCGACGCCATTCTCCATGAGTATCGGGCCGAGTCGTTCTCCAAAATGTTGCCTATGTTCGACGTGTGTGTGCTAAGCCATACACCAAACGATTTTCAGATCTCGACCTATATCAAATCGGAAAATAAGGCAGTTTTAGCAATCAACCGCGGCGTTCCAGTAGTCGCCAGCAAAACGCCTTCTTACTCGCGATTGCTCGGATCTCTTAATCTCTCCAACTATCTATATACTACGCGAGATGAGCTTGAGGCGGCACTTTTCGAACTCGAGTGTCCAGTTCGCCGTAATGAATACTTATCGCAAAGTCAGAAAGCGGTGCTACAGGAATTCTCCCCACAATCGGTTGCAGAGGAATGGTCCAAATTGGTTGCTCGATATCGTCCCCCAAATCGTTAG